A stretch of the Streptomyces sp. NBC_00078 genome encodes the following:
- a CDS encoding cytochrome c oxidase assembly protein, with amino-acid sequence MDHSGHGMTMDLPPFTLGRGLQWSADPFFLVACLVGLALYAYGVVRLRRRGDKWSPARTVSFVLGLLTVGLVMCTKLNDYGMVMFSVHMVQHMIISMLSPILILLGAPVTLALRALPTAGKGRRGPRELLLMLLHSRYMRIITHPAFTIPLFIASLYALYFTPIFDFLMGSKTGHVAMMVHFLAVGVVFFWPIIGVDPGPQRPGYLMRMLELFAGMPFHAFFGIALMMASTPMVETFRNPPASLGIDALSDQTAAGGIAWAFSEVPSVLVLLALLFQWYGSEQRQAKRQDRAADRDGDKELEAYNAYLASLNARGR; translated from the coding sequence ATGGATCACAGCGGGCACGGCATGACCATGGATCTGCCGCCGTTCACGCTGGGGCGGGGTCTTCAGTGGTCGGCGGACCCGTTCTTCCTCGTGGCCTGCCTCGTGGGACTCGCGCTGTACGCGTACGGCGTCGTACGGCTGCGGCGGCGCGGTGACAAGTGGTCGCCGGCGCGGACCGTCTCGTTCGTCCTCGGTCTGCTGACCGTCGGGCTCGTGATGTGCACGAAGCTCAACGACTACGGCATGGTCATGTTCAGCGTGCACATGGTGCAGCACATGATCATCAGCATGCTGTCGCCGATCCTGATCCTGCTCGGCGCGCCGGTCACCCTCGCACTGCGCGCGCTGCCGACCGCAGGGAAGGGCCGCAGGGGTCCGCGTGAGCTGCTGCTGATGCTGCTGCACAGCCGGTACATGCGGATCATCACGCACCCGGCCTTCACCATTCCGCTGTTCATCGCGAGCCTGTACGCGCTGTACTTCACCCCGATCTTCGACTTCCTGATGGGCTCCAAGACGGGGCACGTCGCGATGATGGTGCACTTCCTGGCCGTGGGTGTGGTCTTCTTCTGGCCGATCATCGGCGTGGATCCCGGGCCGCAGCGGCCGGGTTATCTGATGCGGATGCTGGAGCTGTTCGCGGGCATGCCGTTCCACGCGTTCTTCGGCATCGCGCTGATGATGGCGTCGACGCCGATGGTGGAAACGTTCAGGAACCCGCCCGCCTCGCTCGGCATCGACGCGCTCTCCGACCAGACCGCGGCCGGCGGCATCGCCTGGGCGTTCAGCGAGGTGCCCTCCGTCCTGGTGCTGCTCGCGCTGCTGTTCCAGTGGTACGGCTCCGAACAGCGGCAGGCCAAGCGCCAGGACCGCGCCGCCGACCGGGACGGCGACAAGGAACTCGAGGCATACAACGCCTATTTGGCCTCATTGAACGCACGGGGCCGTTGA
- a CDS encoding DUF6777 domain-containing protein has product MQGTGKSAIRKIAVLLFFVLTLSGCDRSAPPLMVKAVAAGVPSLAPFFDESGRLGHDAVVRSQAVHGSLQQGDTPGLYGGTRKPTICDVKQLKAFLTDPGNRRKAQAWATAPGITTAGIPGYLDRLTPVLLRHDTLVLNHDYKKGKAVPYNSLLQAGVAVLVDEQGLPAVKCSCGNPLRPFTDDTNRISVKFEDGNKKWRGYRPSSVVAVRPAPRSMERLALVDVDDPGRGIDRPAGTTGAHDRTFDTRKQRAVPDLAGTLFGEASRRLADEGLAVGYDGKERPPDDARVTASDPPTGTELGFGEYVMLSVAGRTPGGASGGTSDRSTTPPAPPSVPEPPSTAPPSSPYWPSSPSSLSSPSVSSSSGAGPSSSPPTSSAPPSSKAPPSSEPPGSPPTTAGSSPAGDPVTSSAPPPGAPDTTSAPPPETVSAPATSEPPASRAPATSEPASSGPASIAIT; this is encoded by the coding sequence ATGCAAGGAACCGGGAAATCGGCGATCCGTAAGATCGCCGTCCTGCTCTTCTTCGTTCTGACGCTCAGCGGCTGTGATCGAAGCGCGCCACCGCTCATGGTGAAGGCGGTGGCCGCGGGAGTTCCTTCGCTCGCGCCTTTCTTCGACGAGAGCGGCCGTCTTGGCCATGACGCCGTGGTCAGGTCGCAGGCCGTGCACGGGAGTCTGCAGCAAGGGGACACACCAGGCCTGTACGGGGGCACGAGGAAGCCGACCATCTGCGACGTCAAGCAGCTCAAGGCCTTCCTCACGGACCCCGGGAACAGGCGCAAGGCGCAAGCCTGGGCGACCGCACCGGGCATCACCACGGCCGGGATCCCGGGATATCTGGACCGGCTCACTCCTGTGCTCCTGCGTCACGACACTCTCGTACTGAACCACGACTACAAAAAGGGAAAGGCCGTCCCCTACAACTCCTTGCTGCAGGCGGGAGTCGCCGTTCTCGTCGACGAACAGGGACTTCCGGCTGTGAAGTGCTCGTGCGGAAATCCACTCCGCCCCTTCACGGACGACACGAACAGGATTTCGGTCAAGTTCGAGGACGGCAACAAGAAATGGCGGGGATACCGGCCCTCATCCGTGGTGGCCGTGCGGCCCGCGCCGCGGAGCATGGAGCGGCTCGCTCTGGTCGACGTCGACGATCCCGGCCGGGGCATCGACCGGCCGGCCGGCACGACGGGCGCCCACGACAGGACCTTCGACACCCGCAAGCAGCGTGCGGTGCCCGACCTCGCCGGGACCCTGTTCGGAGAGGCGAGCCGACGGCTGGCCGACGAGGGGCTGGCGGTCGGGTACGACGGGAAGGAACGGCCGCCCGACGACGCACGGGTGACGGCATCGGACCCGCCGACGGGGACCGAGCTCGGGTTCGGGGAGTACGTGATGCTGAGCGTGGCCGGCAGGACGCCGGGAGGCGCGTCCGGGGGGACGTCCGACCGGTCGACCACTCCCCCGGCGCCGCCTTCGGTCCCCGAGCCGCCGTCCACCGCACCACCGTCCTCGCCTTACTGGCCGTCCTCGCCGTCTTCCCTGTCTTCCCCGTCCGTCTCGTCGAGCAGCGGGGCGGGGCCGTCGTCCTCCCCGCCCACGTCGAGCGCACCGCCCAGCTCCAAGGCACCCCCGTCGAGTGAGCCGCCCGGTTCGCCGCCGACGACGGCCGGCTCATCCCCGGCCGGCGATCCGGTCACCAGCAGCGCTCCGCCTCCCGGCGCCCCGGACACCACGAGCGCCCCGCCGCCCGAGACCGTCAGCGCTCCGGCCACCAGCGAGCCGCCGGCGAGCCGCGCCCCCGCCACGAGTGAGCCCGCGTCTTCGGGGCCCGCCTCGATCGCCATCACGTAG
- a CDS encoding serine/threonine-protein kinase has protein sequence MHSGSPTSGVGRVIAGRYLLLNPLGSGGMGHVWLAHDRRLACEVALKEIVFRDPDPSGDEREARVARARAEARHAAGLRGHPHVVTVHDVLEHEGLPWIVMEYVAGAVDLKELVDTRGPLAPAECARVGLAVLDALTAGHERGVMHRDVKPANILLAPDRTGAPYGRILLTDYGISVQPDTGETRYTLASVLVGTSGYLAPERATGGSPTPAADLFSLGCTLYHGVEGLGPFERESHLAEVTAVVMEEPRPAVRAGALGPVLQAMLVKDPGRRPSATEAEAALSRIVTSQAEAYTRAQADPGSLPPWAAMSPGPAPSPPAHGTRPYGFGPVVVSSPPSHRRRELPRVLRAVLAACLGLVLALGGVWYATAHRKSGDDGTESSPYGTAVGLTRPLKDGECVLVDWPGPVRFQGTPRLAPDPTCTDRAPDGQVTAFVTAASADEARRLGPARCEQRTQEIRERLADVRSVAVVPTQSGFDTAGRRTACLVLGAHGPVYGPLGDRRKAGAAFADTANMQRRDCLRIRSDRDARLVSCGGPHDEQVLGFTRLGAGVTLTDARTKSDASCAKDVPPSDYGFDPSVYTAGSWTSEGPWKSGTHFVVCTVRKQNGGTIEGDEP, from the coding sequence ATGCATTCAGGATCACCGACGTCGGGAGTGGGCCGGGTCATCGCCGGCCGCTATCTGCTGCTGAACCCGCTCGGCAGCGGCGGCATGGGTCATGTGTGGCTCGCCCACGACCGGAGACTCGCCTGCGAGGTCGCGCTCAAGGAGATCGTGTTCCGGGACCCGGACCCGTCCGGCGACGAGCGGGAGGCCCGGGTCGCCCGCGCCCGCGCGGAGGCCCGGCACGCGGCGGGGCTGCGCGGCCATCCGCACGTGGTGACGGTGCACGACGTGCTGGAGCACGAGGGGCTGCCGTGGATCGTCATGGAGTACGTGGCGGGCGCCGTCGACCTGAAGGAGCTGGTCGATACGCGCGGACCGCTCGCGCCCGCCGAGTGCGCCCGCGTCGGGCTCGCCGTGCTGGACGCACTGACCGCCGGACACGAGCGCGGCGTCATGCACCGGGACGTGAAACCGGCGAACATCCTGCTCGCGCCGGACCGCACCGGGGCGCCGTACGGCCGCATCCTGCTCACCGACTACGGCATCTCGGTGCAGCCGGACACCGGGGAGACCCGGTACACGCTGGCGTCCGTACTGGTGGGGACGTCGGGCTATCTGGCGCCGGAGCGGGCCACGGGCGGTTCGCCCACCCCGGCCGCCGATCTGTTCTCGCTGGGCTGCACGCTCTACCACGGCGTCGAGGGCCTGGGCCCCTTCGAGCGCGAGTCACATCTCGCGGAGGTCACCGCGGTGGTCATGGAGGAGCCGCGTCCGGCCGTGCGGGCCGGTGCGCTGGGCCCCGTACTGCAGGCGATGCTGGTGAAGGATCCGGGGCGGCGGCCGTCCGCGACGGAGGCGGAGGCGGCGCTGTCGCGGATCGTCACGTCGCAGGCCGAGGCGTACACCCGTGCACAGGCCGACCCCGGTTCGCTGCCGCCCTGGGCCGCGATGTCACCCGGACCTGCCCCTTCGCCTCCTGCGCACGGCACCCGGCCGTACGGCTTCGGGCCCGTCGTCGTGTCGTCCCCGCCCTCCCACCGCCGCCGCGAGCTGCCGCGGGTCCTGCGGGCCGTCCTCGCCGCCTGTCTCGGTCTGGTGCTGGCCCTGGGCGGCGTCTGGTACGCGACGGCGCACCGGAAGAGCGGCGACGACGGGACGGAGTCGTCGCCGTACGGCACGGCCGTCGGGCTCACCCGGCCGCTCAAGGACGGGGAGTGCGTGCTCGTGGACTGGCCGGGCCCGGTGCGTTTCCAGGGCACGCCGCGCCTCGCCCCGGATCCGACCTGTACGGACAGGGCTCCCGACGGGCAGGTGACGGCGTTCGTGACGGCGGCGTCGGCGGATGAGGCGCGCAGGCTGGGGCCGGCCCGGTGCGAGCAGCGGACGCAGGAGATCCGGGAACGGCTGGCCGATGTCCGCAGCGTCGCCGTCGTGCCCACACAGTCCGGTTTCGACACCGCGGGACGGCGCACCGCCTGTCTGGTGCTCGGTGCGCACGGGCCGGTGTACGGGCCGCTCGGCGACCGGCGGAAGGCCGGCGCGGCCTTCGCCGACACGGCGAACATGCAGCGGCGCGACTGCCTGCGGATCCGTTCCGACCGGGACGCCCGCCTGGTGTCCTGCGGTGGTCCGCACGACGAGCAGGTGCTCGGTTTCACCCGGCTGGGCGCGGGCGTCACGCTCACCGACGCCCGTACGAAGTCGGACGCGTCGTGCGCGAAGGACGTGCCGCCGAGCGACTACGGCTTCGATCCGTCGGTCTACACGGCGGGCTCCTGGACCAGTGAGGGCCCGTGGAAGTCGGGCACGCATTTCGTCGTGTGCACCGTCCGGAAGCAGAACGGGGGCACCATAGAGGGGGACGAACCCTGA
- a CDS encoding sensor histidine kinase yields the protein MSGFLAGLCVAVLPLLAAGFWVGRRTARPESLGGLGTPVEHATFETLHTASLAAPPLRAGLTEETARKSARRLRTLLGTDALCLTDRKEVLVWDGVGGHHRTEIMERLAGPLQTGRGEAFRLSCDTPDCPVRWAVVAPLTLDDRVHGALVACAPRESAVLVRAAGEVARWVSVQLELADLDQSRTRLIEAEIKALRAQISPHFIFNSLAVIASFVRTDPERARELLLEFADFTRYSFRRHGDFTTLADELHAIDHYLALVRARFGDRLSVTLQIAPEVLPVALPFLCLQPLVENAVKHGLEGKAAPVGKSHISITAQDAGAEALVVIEDDGAGMDPGLLRRILAGEISPSGGIGLSNVDDRLRQVYGDDYGLVIETAVGAGMKITARLPKYQPGVHSAGRLSGE from the coding sequence ATGAGCGGATTCCTCGCCGGTCTGTGCGTGGCCGTCCTCCCCCTGCTGGCCGCCGGATTCTGGGTCGGCAGACGCACGGCCCGCCCGGAGAGCCTCGGGGGCCTCGGCACCCCCGTAGAGCACGCCACCTTCGAGACCCTGCACACGGCATCGCTCGCCGCGCCGCCGCTGCGGGCGGGCCTGACGGAGGAGACCGCCCGCAAGTCCGCCCGCAGACTCCGCACCCTCCTCGGCACGGACGCCCTGTGCCTGACGGACCGGAAGGAGGTCCTGGTCTGGGACGGCGTGGGCGGCCACCACCGCACCGAGATCATGGAACGCCTCGCCGGGCCGCTGCAGACCGGCCGCGGCGAGGCATTCCGGCTCAGCTGCGACACCCCGGACTGCCCGGTGCGCTGGGCGGTCGTCGCCCCGCTCACCCTCGACGACCGCGTGCACGGCGCCCTCGTCGCCTGCGCCCCGCGTGAGTCCGCCGTCCTCGTCCGCGCCGCCGGGGAGGTCGCCCGCTGGGTGAGCGTCCAACTCGAACTGGCCGACCTCGACCAGTCCCGCACCCGCCTGATCGAGGCCGAGATCAAGGCACTTCGGGCCCAGATATCCCCGCACTTCATCTTCAACTCGCTCGCCGTGATCGCCTCGTTCGTGCGTACCGACCCCGAGCGGGCCCGCGAACTCCTTCTGGAATTCGCCGACTTCACCCGCTACTCGTTCCGAAGGCACGGCGACTTCACCACCCTCGCGGACGAACTCCACGCCATCGACCACTACTTGGCGCTCGTGCGGGCACGCTTCGGCGACCGCCTCTCCGTCACCCTGCAGATCGCCCCCGAGGTGCTGCCGGTCGCCCTGCCCTTCCTGTGCCTGCAGCCGCTCGTCGAGAACGCCGTCAAACACGGACTGGAGGGCAAGGCGGCGCCCGTGGGCAAGAGCCACATCAGCATCACCGCACAGGACGCAGGGGCCGAGGCCCTGGTCGTCATCGAGGACGACGGCGCCGGAATGGATCCCGGCCTGCTGCGCCGCATCCTCGCCGGCGAGATCAGTCCCTCGGGCGGCATCGGGCTGTCCAACGTCGACGACCGGCTGCGCCAGGTCTACGGCGACGACTACGGGCTCGTCATCGAGACCGCCGTGGGCGCGGGCATGAAGATCACCGCCCGGCTGCCGAAGTACCAGCCGGGCGTGCACTCGGCCGGACGGCTGAGTGGGGAATGA
- a CDS encoding cation acetate symporter — protein sequence MNSSYAVPAVALVVVATVLVGAFGLRISRTTSDFYVASRTVGPRLNAAAISGEYLSAASFLGIAGLVLVQGPDMLWYPVGYTAGYLVLLLFVAAPLRRSGAYTLPDFAEARLASYAVRRLAGAFVVGVGWLYLLPQLQGAGLTLTVLTGAPPSLGGLIVAIVVVATVAAGGMRSITFVQAFQYWLKLTALLVPALFLVLAWQGDGAPSHAFEEPAAFREQRVVRVDDGLDLTLDRPLTVTASGTIDGRSHDRQRIRLPAGTHRIEAGARLTFAEGAPVPTPDRGTNGGMSTSLETGREERPLYATYGLILATFLGTMGLPHVVVRFYTSPHGVAARRTTVAVLGLIGAFYLLPPLYGALGRLYTPELTLTGDADAAVLLLPDRMIGGLGGDLLGALVAGGAFAAFLSTASGLTLAVAGVLTQDVLPTRGVRHFRLGTVLSMAVPLAASAIVGGLPVADAVGLAFAVSASSFCPLLVLGIWWRRLTPPGAAAGMLIGGGSAFVAVAVTMAGLPGTGTLHALLAWPALWSVPLGFLTMVLVSLATPGRVPSGTEAILARFHLPEALRAEAKA from the coding sequence ATGAATTCCAGCTACGCAGTCCCCGCCGTCGCCCTCGTCGTCGTGGCGACCGTCCTCGTCGGCGCGTTCGGCCTGCGCATCTCCCGCACCACCTCCGACTTCTACGTGGCCTCCCGCACCGTCGGGCCCCGCCTCAACGCGGCCGCCATCAGCGGCGAATACCTCTCCGCCGCCTCCTTCCTGGGCATCGCCGGCCTGGTCCTGGTCCAGGGCCCCGACATGCTCTGGTACCCCGTCGGCTACACGGCCGGCTATCTGGTCCTCCTCCTGTTCGTCGCCGCCCCGCTGCGCCGCTCCGGCGCCTACACGCTGCCCGACTTCGCCGAGGCCCGGCTGGCCTCGTATGCCGTACGACGGCTGGCCGGGGCGTTCGTCGTCGGTGTCGGCTGGCTGTATCTGCTGCCCCAACTCCAGGGCGCCGGGCTGACGTTGACGGTGCTGACCGGTGCGCCGCCGTCGCTCGGCGGACTGATCGTGGCCATCGTCGTGGTCGCGACCGTCGCCGCGGGCGGCATGCGCAGCATCACCTTCGTCCAGGCCTTCCAGTACTGGCTCAAGCTCACCGCGCTGCTCGTCCCCGCGCTGTTCCTGGTCCTCGCATGGCAGGGCGACGGGGCACCCAGCCATGCCTTCGAGGAGCCGGCGGCCTTCCGCGAGCAGCGCGTCGTACGCGTCGACGACGGACTCGACCTGACCCTTGACCGCCCGCTCACCGTGACGGCGAGCGGCACGATCGACGGCCGCTCCCATGACAGGCAGCGGATCCGCCTCCCCGCCGGCACCCACCGCATCGAGGCCGGCGCCCGGCTGACCTTCGCCGAGGGCGCCCCCGTCCCGACGCCCGACCGGGGCACCAACGGCGGCATGTCGACCTCCCTGGAGACGGGCCGCGAGGAACGCCCGCTGTACGCCACCTACGGGCTGATCCTCGCCACCTTCCTCGGCACCATGGGCCTGCCGCACGTCGTCGTCCGCTTCTACACCAGCCCGCACGGCGTCGCCGCCCGCCGCACCACGGTCGCCGTGCTCGGCCTGATCGGCGCCTTCTACCTCCTGCCGCCCCTCTACGGCGCCCTCGGCCGGCTCTACACCCCCGAACTCACCCTCACCGGTGACGCGGACGCCGCCGTCCTGCTGCTGCCCGACCGCATGATCGGCGGCCTCGGCGGCGACCTGCTCGGCGCGCTGGTGGCGGGCGGCGCCTTCGCCGCGTTCCTGTCCACGGCGTCCGGGCTGACCCTGGCCGTGGCCGGTGTGCTCACCCAGGACGTCCTGCCCACGCGCGGTGTACGGCACTTCAGGCTCGGCACGGTGCTGTCGATGGCCGTACCGCTCGCCGCCAGTGCCATCGTGGGAGGGCTGCCGGTCGCCGACGCGGTCGGGCTCGCCTTCGCCGTGTCCGCCTCGTCCTTCTGCCCACTGCTCGTCCTCGGCATCTGGTGGCGCCGGCTGACCCCGCCGGGCGCGGCCGCCGGGATGCTGATCGGCGGCGGCTCCGCGTTCGTGGCCGTGGCCGTGACCATGGCGGGCCTCCCGGGCACCGGCACGCTGCACGCGCTGCTCGCCTGGCCCGCCCTCTGGTCGGTGCCGCTGGGCTTCCTCACCATGGTGCTGGTGTCCCTGGCCACCCCCGGGCGGGTGCCGAGCGGAACGGAGGCGATTCTGGCGCGCTTCCATCTGCCGGAGGCGCTGCGGGCGGAGGCGAAGGCATGA
- a CDS encoding LytTR family DNA-binding domain-containing protein produces the protein MLRALAVDDERPSLEELLYLLNADPRIGSAEGAGDATEALRRINRALESGPGGPEEIDVVFLDIHMPGLDGLDLARLLTGFAKPPLVVFVTAHEDFAVQAFDLKAVDYVLKPVRRERLAEAVRRAAELTGTAAPRIPVHEPDPDHIPVELGGVTRFVAVGDITHVEARGDYARLHTDRGSHLVRIPLSTLEERWRSRGFVRIHRRHLVALRHVGELRLDAGTVSVLVGGEELQVSRRHTRELRDLLMRRP, from the coding sequence ATGCTGCGCGCCCTCGCCGTCGACGACGAACGCCCCTCGCTGGAGGAACTGCTCTATCTCCTGAACGCCGATCCCCGCATCGGCAGCGCGGAGGGCGCCGGCGACGCCACCGAGGCGCTGCGCCGCATCAACCGGGCGCTGGAGTCCGGTCCCGGCGGGCCCGAGGAGATCGACGTCGTCTTCCTCGACATCCACATGCCCGGCCTCGACGGCCTCGACCTCGCCCGGCTGCTGACCGGGTTCGCGAAGCCGCCGCTGGTCGTGTTCGTCACCGCCCACGAGGACTTCGCCGTGCAGGCCTTCGACCTCAAGGCCGTCGACTACGTGCTCAAGCCGGTCCGCAGGGAACGCCTGGCGGAGGCGGTCCGCCGGGCCGCCGAACTCACCGGCACCGCCGCCCCGCGCATCCCCGTGCACGAACCCGACCCCGACCACATACCGGTCGAACTCGGCGGTGTGACCCGCTTCGTCGCCGTCGGCGACATCACCCACGTCGAGGCCCGGGGCGACTACGCCCGCCTGCACACCGACCGGGGCAGCCACCTCGTACGGATCCCGCTGTCCACCCTGGAGGAGCGCTGGCGCTCCCGCGGCTTCGTCCGAATCCACCGCCGCCACCTCGTCGCCCTGCGCCACGTCGGCGAACTCCGCCTGGACGCGGGCACGGTGAGCGTCCTGGTCGGCGGGGAGGAACTCCAGGTCAGCCGCCGCCACACGCGCGAACTGCGGGACCTGCTGATGAGGAGGCCCTGA
- a CDS encoding Lrp/AsnC family transcriptional regulator, whose amino-acid sequence MNSRPAPFDQTDRKIINALMVNARTSFAEIGAAVGLSSTAVKRRVDRLRETGVITGFTATVEPSALGWRTEAYVEVFCEGAAPPRRLAEVVRNHPEITAAMTVTGGADALLHVRARDVDHFEEVLERIRVEPFIRKTISVMVLSHLLPESPEAGATQPAPE is encoded by the coding sequence ATGAACAGCAGGCCCGCGCCGTTCGACCAGACCGACCGGAAGATCATCAACGCGCTCATGGTCAACGCCAGGACGAGCTTCGCCGAGATCGGTGCGGCCGTCGGGCTGTCCTCCACGGCCGTCAAGCGGCGCGTGGACCGGCTGCGCGAGACAGGCGTGATCACCGGGTTCACGGCCACGGTGGAGCCGTCTGCGCTCGGCTGGCGCACGGAGGCGTACGTCGAGGTGTTCTGCGAGGGCGCGGCTCCGCCGCGGCGGCTCGCGGAGGTGGTCCGCAACCATCCGGAGATCACGGCGGCGATGACGGTGACCGGGGGCGCGGACGCGCTGCTGCATGTGCGGGCGCGGGACGTGGACCACTTCGAGGAGGTCCTGGAGCGGATCCGCGTCGAGCCCTTCATCCGGAAAACGATCAGTGTGATGGTGTTGTCCCATCTGCTCCCGGAAAGCCCGGAGGCGGGCGCCACCCAGCCCGCTCCCGAATAA
- the ddaH gene encoding dimethylargininase → MSDSRVPRRRRFLVCEPRHFAVQYAINPWMQPDAQVDVDLAHQQWQALIGAYRAHGHSVDNVEPAPGLPDMVFAANSAVVVGGRVFGSLFHAPERRPESTFYDMWFKTAGFDVHRPESVCEGEGDLVWTGRYVLAGTGFRTTREAHREVQEFFGHPVISLTLVDPRFYHLDTALFVLDDSVDGNNISYYPEAFSPGSREVLARLYPNAVLATAEDAMSFGLNSVSDGRHVFIAPQAEALTSALTDRGYVPVPVDLSEFRKAGGGIKCCTQEIRS, encoded by the coding sequence GTGTCCGACTCCCGTGTGCCGCGTCGGCGGCGCTTCCTCGTCTGCGAACCCAGACATTTCGCCGTGCAGTACGCGATCAACCCGTGGATGCAACCCGACGCCCAGGTCGACGTCGATCTGGCCCATCAGCAGTGGCAGGCGCTGATCGGCGCCTACCGGGCCCACGGCCACAGCGTGGACAACGTGGAGCCCGCCCCCGGCCTCCCGGACATGGTCTTCGCCGCGAACTCGGCGGTCGTCGTCGGCGGCCGCGTCTTCGGCTCGCTCTTCCATGCGCCGGAGCGGCGCCCGGAGTCCACGTTCTACGACATGTGGTTCAAGACTGCCGGCTTCGACGTCCACCGGCCCGAGTCCGTCTGCGAGGGTGAGGGCGACCTGGTCTGGACGGGTCGCTACGTCCTGGCCGGCACAGGCTTCCGTACGACCCGCGAAGCGCACCGCGAGGTGCAGGAGTTCTTCGGCCACCCGGTGATCAGCCTGACCCTGGTGGACCCGCGCTTCTACCACCTGGACACGGCGCTGTTCGTCCTCGACGACTCCGTCGACGGCAACAACATCTCCTACTACCCGGAGGCGTTCTCGCCGGGCAGCCGGGAGGTGCTCGCGCGGCTGTATCCGAACGCCGTGCTCGCCACCGCCGAGGACGCGATGTCCTTCGGCCTCAACTCCGTCTCCGACGGCCGCCACGTCTTCATCGCGCCCCAGGCCGAGGCGCTCACCTCCGCCCTCACCGACCGCGGCTACGTCCCCGTCCCCGTCGACCTGTCCGAGTTCCGCAAGGCGGGCGGGGGCATCAAGTGCTGCACTCAGGAGATCCGTTCATGA
- the rocD gene encoding ornithine--oxo-acid transaminase, which produces MTAPVTTRTSAELIRAEEPVLAHNYHPLPVVVAGAEGAWVQDVEGRRYLDMLAGYSALNFGHRHPALIEAAHHQLDRLTLTSRAFHNDRLAEFAERLAGLTGLDMVLPMNTGAEAVESAIKVARKWAYEVKGVPADRATIVVAAENFHGRTTTIVSFSTDETARAGFGPFTPGFRIVPYNDLAALEAAVDETTAAVLIEPIQGEAGVVIPDDGYLSGVRELTRRKGCLFVADEIQSGLGRTGRTLAVEHESVVPDVLLLGKALGGGIVPVSAVVARRDVLGVLRPGEHGSTFGGNPLAAAVGTAVVELLETGEYQRRATELGVVLRGGLSGLVGKGVTGFRARGLWAGVDIDPSIGTGREIGERLLREGVLVKDTHGSTIRLAPPLTITGEELGSALGALEHVLGS; this is translated from the coding sequence ATGACCGCTCCCGTCACCACGCGTACGTCCGCCGAGCTGATCCGCGCCGAGGAACCGGTCCTGGCGCACAACTACCACCCGCTGCCGGTGGTGGTCGCCGGCGCCGAGGGCGCCTGGGTCCAGGACGTCGAGGGCCGCCGCTACCTCGACATGCTGGCGGGCTACTCGGCCCTCAACTTCGGTCACCGCCACCCGGCCCTGATCGAGGCTGCCCACCACCAGCTGGACCGCCTGACCCTCACCTCGCGCGCCTTCCACAACGACAGGCTCGCCGAATTCGCCGAGCGGCTGGCCGGGCTGACCGGCCTGGACATGGTGCTGCCCATGAACACGGGCGCCGAGGCGGTGGAGAGCGCCATCAAGGTGGCCCGCAAGTGGGCGTACGAGGTCAAGGGCGTCCCCGCCGACCGGGCGACGATCGTGGTCGCCGCGGAGAACTTCCACGGACGTACGACGACGATCGTCAGCTTCTCGACGGACGAGACGGCACGGGCGGGCTTCGGCCCCTTCACCCCGGGCTTCCGGATCGTGCCGTACAACGACCTGGCGGCGCTGGAGGCGGCGGTCGACGAGACGACGGCCGCCGTGCTCATCGAGCCCATTCAGGGCGAGGCGGGTGTCGTCATCCCCGACGACGGCTATCTGTCCGGCGTGCGGGAGCTGACCCGCCGCAAGGGCTGCCTGTTCGTCGCGGACGAGATCCAGTCCGGGCTCGGCCGTACGGGCCGCACCCTCGCCGTCGAGCACGAGTCGGTCGTCCCCGACGTGCTGCTGCTGGGCAAGGCGCTGGGCGGCGGCATCGTCCCGGTCTCCGCGGTGGTCGCCCGCCGGGACGTGCTCGGCGTGCTGCGGCCGGGCGAGCACGGCTCGACGTTCGGCGGCAACCCGCTGGCGGCCGCGGTCGGCACGGCCGTCGTGGAACTGCTGGAGACGGGCGAGTACCAGCGCCGGGCGACCGAGCTGGGCGTCGTCCTGCGCGGCGGCCTGTCCGGCCTGGTCGGCAAGGGCGTGACCGGCTTCCGCGCGCGTGGCCTGTGGGCGGGCGTCGACATCGACCCGTCGATCGGAACGGGGCGCGAGATCGGCGAGCGGCTCCTTCGGGAGGGTGTCCTCGTCAAGGACACCCACGGCTCCACGATCCGGCTGGCGCCACCGCTGACGATCACCGGGGAGGAGCTCGGGTCGGCGCTGGGAGCACTGGAGCATGTTCTGGGTTCGTGA